actttcttatatatatatatatatatatatatatatatatatatatatatatatatatatatatatatatatatatatatatatatatgtctccATACaactaagttttaaatttattattgaatttgcgAAACTTTACATCGGTCCTATAAATTTAAATGTggatttaaaaataagatataaaaaaatatataaaaaatgtaaaagtatcatttctctttaaaaaaaatggtaggaAAACATATTTATATGACATTGATAGATAGTATATGTGTTTGGAAGTGTTACCAAAAGAAATAGAGTAGGTCACTTTTCAAGAAAAGATTTGTAATGCTTCAATAGAAAGCACATCAGTATAATTGGCTTCAAATCTTTTCTGGTAAAACTTCTTTGTAAATTACTAAATTCCATTCTTTTCTGGTAAACCATACATTACTTTACATGTGTCGTGTCACATTGGTATGGAtcgaaatttttaatttgagcaGTTAAATTGAGGTTAAGTTTTGATAGGATTCATTAGTTCCAACATGACCAACACGTTTGAGGTCGAGTATGGTATGTCTCATTAGAGCCCTCTCTAATGTAGGAATTGGACAAACTACAATTCAATCAACAAATTACAATCAATTATGATCTATCAATGTTAggattatattttttctaatcaatatttggatttttttttttttgaaataatctATGTTTGGAATTATTCAAACTTTATAGGGAtcacttaggcctcgtttggtttgcagaatgtctatttcattaggaaaatgTAATAACTAATAAGCTTCTCTTCTGTCCTACATTTACCAAGGAAGATAAATCAATCATAGTTGTGCTTACTTGTTTCAGTTGTTTGCTCTCTCGCTCTTTCTTAGTCAATTAGTCatcaaattaaatcaacatTATTTCCATTACTTCAATTGTCCaacaaattaatcaatttttctcaagcaacccatagtgttagaatattacgAGAATTGTAGTATATGGTTTACACAAAATATAACGCATAAGTTGTCATATTTATCTTACCAAATTTCTGCATGCCTTGTGAAAGTGaccaactaccaaaaaatgaaaaaatttgaaacctactctacttaattgcattttcttttactaaCATTAGGTAGTGAATCTACCAACTAGGGGGGCCAATTCTGGGTTAATAATCGGCTATATCCCCATCAACCATATTTaagtttctttatcaaatatttaatatttaattatctatattttgttaaaatttaagaggaatacaaaaagaaaaatgctaagctATTCCTCTCAAGTTAAACTTAAGTTAACTAAACATAACTAAAATTTTTACAACTACTAAGGGCAAAACATAAGTTACATAATTCAGTTTCAGTTCGTAagggcaaaacaaaacccataattaaAACAAACCCTATAAAAAGAACGCATCCACATATAAGCCAATGTCAAGGAATATTAATAGAAGCTGTTCCTGATGAACTTGGAATTGGAACATCATTGGAATTGAGATTCaaagtcaaaatatcttcttcaaGCTCTTCAACATTCATTTGTGTCAATTCtacatcaaaagataagaggaattagtgtaataaaaaataataatataagttaatgaaaaaaataaatatacaaataacaaatattaccttCCTCTTCAAATAACCAATCCCGAGTGCATATTagtgcctcaacaatatcaggtttGAACAAACTCCTATATTGATCAATTACACGTCCACCAACACTAAATGTAGATTCTGAAGCAACCGTGGAAATAGGAATACTCAAAATATCACGAGCCATAGCAGCTACTATAGGATAACGACATTCATTTCCTTTTCAATAggaaagaatgtcaaaatctccATCCTCAGCAATTATCAGTCTGGGTTCATCGAAATAAATTTCTAATTGACTCTTATTTGCTTGAGCATTATTCCCGCCAGAATTAAAAAATGCTTACAATTAAAAAGATAACGTGAACATAATTTACTAAGTagttaaaagtatatatattatattctaagttactaacaataacacataaatcacaacataaacatataattttaccttcatCGTTGCAGAAGTCCGCTTGACAGCCTTGACTTGTGGTTGGGATGCTTGAGAATTAACATTTCTTGTATCAAGAGATATGGCACTTGAAGATGTAGATGAGGAACCACCGTACTCCAAAAAAAGATAGATCATTTTATCACGAACATGACAATACTCTCTACAATTATTAACTCCATAAAGCCTCGTATAACAGAAATTTACAAGTTCAAGCTTGTAACGAGGATCCAACGCAACTGCAATAGCCAATACTAcactaaattctgaccaatatttctcaaatttagagagcatttgtgttgacattaatctcttatattcatcttcgctctcaacttcttccttcAAGGTTACATAAATGTCATAGATCACAGGAAAGTAGAGGTTGGCTGTGGGATACTTGGTACCAGAAAACTCACATGTAGCATGGTAAAAAGGAGccaaaaaacaacatatatgagTCGCTTGTTCCCACTCAGGTGCAGTAGGGCAATGCTTATAGTTTGAGTCAATCAtctctaaataactaaaagcactccgataatgaatagcagtctcaagcataagatatgtagaATTCCATCTGGTTGGCACAtattgttttaacccctttctattatccaatgacattttattcacagccaaaaggaaattttgttttctcatttgtgatcctctaaCATACTTCACACTGTCACGGATCTTTTGAAGAGCACTATCaatctctttcaaaccatcttgaactatcaaattaagaatgtgtgcacaacaacgaATGTGAAAAAACCCGCCCTCACAAACAAGGGCTATCTTTATgttcaattgatttcttaataaaccaacacaaacatcattagaagaagcattatccaatgttatactgaaaaccttggtctcaatcccccactcttctAGCAAATTATACGTCTTTTCACACAAAGATataccattatgtggtgggggcatgaatgaaaagtttaacacccttttagttaaaacccaattcttgtcaataaaatgtgctgtgagacacatatatccatcagtagtcaaagaagtccacaaatcagatgttaaacaaatcctACCAGGACAACCATTCAACATAACTTTAACTTTTTGCTTCTCCCTCAtatgcaaaattttcaaatcagCCTTAAGGGTATTCCTAGAGATAAGAGGTGCATCAGGATGCAGGTATTTTATTATCTCTCTCCAACCATCATACTCAACAAATTGAAAAGGCAAATCATGCTTAATGACCAAAGCAACCAacagttctctaaattttttgggacaaaatttagagttaCTTACAGACAGAGATCCCTGACTTCTAGATAAGAGCATCTGCCCAACATCACAAGTGCTTCTCCTCGGACAATTTTCTATGTGGCGCTTTAAATTTTCAGTTCCATAAGTACTTGGAGCCAAGTATACAGTACCACACAACTTGCATTTTGCCTTTAACTTCTCACTATCCTTACCATGAATGGCATCAAAATGATCCCAAACGGCTGAAGTCTTTCTACTCTTGTggccttttttcaaatttttccctTCTTCTCCGCACAAACAgagtcattttcttcttctatcgtAGTCAATTCAATCACATCATCTTCAAAGTCTCTAACAATATCATCATCACCAAGTACTTCATTACTCATCTGCAGATatcattattagtaaattagttCTTCAATCCAAATTAGATAGTACATAAAATCTAGCTCACAAAGACAACTTGAAACTTCAAAGGCTAATAATTTTACCTGCTCAGGCTGCTCTTGATCTTGATTCATGATTGGACACAAGTCACACAATAGATGACCGTCTATAAGCTAGCGATCGAAAGAAGTACAAAGAGACTTGAAACCTGccaaaaatttcatcaaatacCAAGGTCATGGTTAGTGCGCCACAGACTCATATATCTATATGAAGAGTGCATACTATCTAGTCTACCTGATATTTCAGAAACCAAGATTTTTGAATCCATTAGTTGGATGAAattaattgaaaacatttttacaAGTGGATGTAAACATTGAACATGGGCCTTTTATGTGTCTATGTGAATTGCAGATATGTTCAATGGAGttcaattatttgttttatgAGTGAATGCACAACTTAAGAATCATTTCGTTTTCTATGTATATCTACAAGTtctattggaaaaagaaaaaagaaagaagctatATTCAAATGATCTATATTGAAAACAAAGCAATTGTACAAAATTGTTCAAACCAACAAAACTAAAGAGCAAACTAGCTCAAAACCTAAACAAACCAACAATCAACTGGACAAAACCAGTTCTGCATT
The Alnus glutinosa chromosome 14, dhAlnGlut1.1, whole genome shotgun sequence genome window above contains:
- the LOC133856590 gene encoding zinc finger BED domain-containing protein RICESLEEPER 2-like — its product is MCLTAHFIDKNWVLTKRVLNFSFMPPPHNGISLCEKTYNLLEEWGIETKVFSITLDNASSNDVCVGLLRNQLNIKIALVCEGGFFHIRCCAHILNLIVQDGLKEIDSALQKIRDSVKYVRGSQMRKQNFLLAVNKMSLDNRKGLKQYVPTRWNSTYLMLETAIHYRSAFSYLEMIDSNYKHCPTAPEWEQATHICCFLAPFYHATCEFSGTKYPTANLYFPVIYDIYVTLKEEVESEDEYKRLMSTQMLSKFEKYWSEFSVVLAIAVALDPRYKLELVNFCYTRLYGVNNCREYCHVRDKMIYLFLEYGGSSSTSSSAISLDTRNVNSQASQPQVKAVKRTSATMKTDNC